A stretch of Coturnix japonica isolate 7356 chromosome 11, Coturnix japonica 2.1, whole genome shotgun sequence DNA encodes these proteins:
- the LOC107319509 gene encoding cadherin-1 isoform X2, which yields MGRRWGSPGPQRFPVLVLLLLLQVCGRRCDEAAPCQPGFAADTFTFSVPRDSVAAGRELGRVSFAACSGRPWAVYVPSDTRFKVNMEGVVSTKRPLTLHGREISFIIYARDATGKRHSARVTVGRHRHRRHYHHQHLQDMTPSVLTFPEHDSGFLRRQKRDWVIPPISCLENHRGPYPMRLVQIKSNKDKESKVYYSITGQGADSPPVGIFIIERETGWLEVTEQLDREKIDRYTLFSHAVSASGQPVEDPMEIIITVMDQNDNKPVFVKEVFVGYIEENAKPGTSVMTVNATDADDAVNTDNGIVSYSIVSQQPPSPHPQMFTIDPAKGVISVLGTGLDRETTPNYTLIVQATDQEGKGLSNTATAIIEVTDANDNIPVFNPTMYEGVVEENKPGMEVARLTVTDQDAPGSPAWQAVYHIKSGDQDGAFSITTDPRTNNGILRTAKGLDYETKSRYDLVVTVENKVPLSVPITLSSASVLVTVLDVNEPPVFMPPVKRVEVPEDLPVGHEVTSYTAKDPDRDMRQKITYRMGSDPAGWLAIDAQNGIVTATQPLDRESVHAINSTYKAIILAVDNGVPDSTGTGTLLLLLQDVNDNGPTPEPRSFEICSRQPEKQVLSIVDKDLPPHTYPFTVALEHGSSNNWTVSIISQDELAVGLKKELEPGEYSIFVKLTDGQGKTQVTQVKAQVCECEGTAKNCERRSYIVGGLGVPAILGILGGILALLILLLLLLLFARRRKVEKEPLLPPEDDMRDNVYNYDEEGGGEEDQDYDLSQLHRGLDARPEVIRNDVAPPLMAAPQYRPRPANPDEIGNFIDENLKAADTDPTAPPYDSLLVFDYEGGGSEATSLSSLNSSASDQDQDYDYLNEWGNRFKKLAELYGGGEDDD from the exons ATGGGCCGGCGGTGGGGTTCCCCCGGCCCGCAGCGCTTCCCcgtgttggtgctgctgctgctgctccag GTGTGCGGCCGGCGGTGCGACGAGGCAGCCCCCTGCCAGCCCGGCTTTGCTGCAGACACCTTCACCTTCAGCGTGCCCCGGGACAGCGTGGCGGCGGGCAGGGAGCTGGGACGAG TGAGCTTTGCAGCCTGCAGCGGGCGGCCGTGGGCCGTGTATGTCCCGTCTGACACGCGCTTCAAGGTGAACATGGAAGGCGTCGTCTCAACAAAACGGCCACTGACGCTCCATGGGAGGGAGATCAGCTTCATCATCTACGCACGGGATGCCACGGGCAAGAGGCACTCAGCACGGGTGACTGTGGGCAGGCACAGGCACCGCCGCCACTACCACCACCAACACCTGCAG GACATGACACCGTCTGTGCTGACCTTCCCCGAGCATGACTCCGGCTTCCTCCGGAGGCAGAAGAGGGACTGGGTCATCCCCCCCATCAGCTGCCTGGAGAACCACCGGGGCCCCTACCCCATGAGGCTGGTGCAG ATCAAATCCAACAAGGACAAGGAGTCCAAGGTGTACTACAGCATCACGGGGCAGGGCGCGGACAGCCCGCCCGTGGGCATCTTCATCATCGAGCGTGAGACGGGGTGGCTGGAGGTGACGGAGCAGCTGGACCGGGAGAAGATCGATCGCTACACC CTCTTCTCCCACGCCGTGTCAGCCAGCGGGCAGCCCGTGGAGGACCCCATGGAGATCATCATCACGGTGATGGACCAGAACGACAACAAGCCCGTGTTCGTCAAGGAGGTCTTTGTTGGCTACATCGAGGAGAACGCCAAGCCAG GCACCTCCGTGATGACCGTGAACGCCACGGATGCGGACGATGCGGTGAACACGGACAACGGCATCGTCAGCTACTCCATCGTCAGCCAGCAGCCGCCCAGCCCGCACCCCCAGATGTTCACCATCGACCCAGCCAAGGGCGTCATCAGCgtgctgggcacagggctggaCCGGGAG ACCACTCCCAACTACACGCTGATTGTCCAGGCCACCGACCAGGAGGGCAAGGGTCTGTCCAACACCGCCACGGCCATCATTGAGGTCACGGATGCCAACGACAACATTCCCGTCTTCAACCCCACCATG TACGAGGGGGTGGTGGAAGAGAACAAGCCGGGTATGGAGGTGGCCAGGCTGACGGTGACGGACCAAGACGCACCAGGCTCCCCAGCCTGGCAAGCCGTTTACCACATCAAGAGTGGGGACCAGGATGGTGCCTTCAGCATTACCACCGACCCCAGGACCAACAATGGCATCCTGAGGACAGCCAAG GGCCTGGATTATGAGACCAAGAGCCGCTATGACCTGGTGGTGACGGTGGAGAACAAAGTGCCCCTGTCTGTGCCCATCACACTCTCCTCCGCCAGCGTCCTGGTGACTGTCTTGGACGTGAATGAGCCCCCTGTCTTCATGCCCCCTGTCAAGAGGGTGGAGGTACCAGAGGACCTACCAGTGGGGCACGAGGTTACATCCTACACGGCCAAAGACCCCGACAGGGACATGAGACAGAAAATCAC GTACCGCATGGGCAGCGACCCAGCAGGCTGGCTGGCCATTGACGCCCAGAACGGCATCGTCACGGCCACCCAACCGCTGGACCGTGAGTCGGTGCACGCCATCAACAGTACATACAAGGCCATCATCCTGGCTGTGGACAATG GGGTGCCGGATAGCACCGGTACGGGgacgctgctgctgctcctccaggatGTGAATGACAACGGGCCCACCCCAGAGCCACGGTCCTTTGAGATCTGCAGCCGGCAGCCTGAGAAGCAGGTGCTGAGCATTGTCGACAAGGACCTGCCCCCACATACCTACCCCTTCACAGTAGCACTGGAGCATGGTTCCAGCAACAACTGGACTGTCAGTATAATAAGCCAAG ATGAGCTGGCCGTGGGCCTGAAAAAGGAGCTGGAGCCGGGCGAGTACAGCATCTTTGTGAAGCTGACGGACGGCCAGGGCAAGACACAGGTGACACAGGTCAAAGCCCAGGTGTGTGAGTGTGAAGGGACAGCCAAGAACTGCGAGCGGAGGTCATACATCGTCGGTGGGCTGGGTGTCCCTGCCATCCTGGGCATCCTGGGGGGCATCCTGGCCCTGCTGA tcctgctgttgctgctgctgctctttgcccGGCGACGCAAAGTGGAGAAGGAGCCGCTGCTGCCGCCTGAGGATGACATGAGGGACAATGTCTACAACTACGATGAGGAGGGCGGCGGCGAGGAGGACCAG GACTACGACCTGAGCCAGCTGCACCGCGGCCTGGACGCCCGCCCCGAGGTGATCCGCAATGACGTGGCCCCCCCGCTGATGGCCGCCCCCCAGTACCGGCCCCGGCCCGCCAACCCCGATGAGATCGGAAACTTCATCGATGAG AACCTGAAGGCGGCTGACACGGACCCCACGGCCCCCCCCTACGACTCGCTGCTGGTGTTCGACTACGAGGGCGGAGGGTCGGAGGCCACCTCGCTCAGCTCCCTCAACTCCTCCGCCTCCGACCAGGACCAGGACTACGACTACCTCAACGAGTGGGGCAACCGCTTCAAGAAGCTGGCGGAGCTCTATGGCGGTGGGGAGGATGATGACTAG
- the LOC107319511 gene encoding 5-hydroxyisourate hydrolase-like isoform X1 translates to MKLTDGQGKAQTTLVKAQVCECEWTAENERRCIVGGTGTTEAPDKPELLNGSLTTHVLNTATGLPAAGLALRLAQLGGPGGQWMELAQRRTDADGRCLPLLPPGQAEAGTYKLHFETAAYWQGLGYTSFYPFVEVVFTITDPAQKLHVPLLISPYSYTTYRGS, encoded by the exons ATGAAGCTGACGGACGGCCAGGGCAAGGCGCAGACAACACTGGTGAAAGCCCAGGTGTGTGAGTGTGAATGGACAGCCGAGAACGAGCGGAGGTGCATCGTCGGTGGGACCGGTACGACCGAG GCTCCAGACAAGCCCGAGCTGCTGAACGGTTCCCTCACCACCCACGTGCTGAACACAGCCACAGGGCTGCCCGCTGCCGGCCTCGCTCTGCGCCTGGCACAGCTGGGGGGGCCGGGAGGACAGTGGATGGAGCTGGCACAGAG GAGGACAGATGCAGATGGGCGCTGTTTGCCCCTCCTGCCCCCTGGACAGGCTGAGGCTGGCACCTATAAACTGCACTTCGAGACGGCGGCTTACTGGCAGGGCCTGGGGTACACCAGCTTCTACCCCTTCGTGGAG GTCGTCTTCACCATCACTGACCCAGCCCAGAAGCTGCACGTCCCACTGCTGATCAGCCCCTACTCCTACACAACGTACCGGGGCAGTTAG
- the LOC107319509 gene encoding cadherin-1 isoform X1 produces the protein MGRRWGSPGPQRFPVLVLLLLLQVCGRRCDEAAPCQPGFAADTFTFSVPRDSVAAGRELGRVSFAACSGRPWAVYVPSDTRFKVNMEGVVSTKRPLTLHGREISFIIYARDATGKRHSARVTVGRHRHRRHYHHQHLQDMTPSVLTFPEHDSGFLRRQKRDWVIPPISCLENHRGPYPMRLVQIKSNKDKESKVYYSITGQGADSPPVGIFIIERETGWLEVTEQLDREKIDRYTLFSHAVSASGQPVEDPMEIIITVMDQNDNKPVFVKEVFVGYIEENAKPGTSVMTVNATDADDAVNTDNGIVSYSIVSQQPPSPHPQMFTIDPAKGVISVLGTGLDRETTPNYTLIVQATDQEGKGLSNTATAIIEVTDANDNIPVFNPTMYEGVVEENKPGMEVARLTVTDQDAPGSPAWQAVYHIKSGDQDGAFSITTDPRTNNGILRTAKVGHVPASGPRVGHVPIGPTTTSTLHPTLQGLDYETKSRYDLVVTVENKVPLSVPITLSSASVLVTVLDVNEPPVFMPPVKRVEVPEDLPVGHEVTSYTAKDPDRDMRQKITYRMGSDPAGWLAIDAQNGIVTATQPLDRESVHAINSTYKAIILAVDNGVPDSTGTGTLLLLLQDVNDNGPTPEPRSFEICSRQPEKQVLSIVDKDLPPHTYPFTVALEHGSSNNWTVSIISQDELAVGLKKELEPGEYSIFVKLTDGQGKTQVTQVKAQVCECEGTAKNCERRSYIVGGLGVPAILGILGGILALLILLLLLLLFARRRKVEKEPLLPPEDDMRDNVYNYDEEGGGEEDQDYDLSQLHRGLDARPEVIRNDVAPPLMAAPQYRPRPANPDEIGNFIDENLKAADTDPTAPPYDSLLVFDYEGGGSEATSLSSLNSSASDQDQDYDYLNEWGNRFKKLAELYGGGEDDD, from the exons ATGGGCCGGCGGTGGGGTTCCCCCGGCCCGCAGCGCTTCCCcgtgttggtgctgctgctgctgctccag GTGTGCGGCCGGCGGTGCGACGAGGCAGCCCCCTGCCAGCCCGGCTTTGCTGCAGACACCTTCACCTTCAGCGTGCCCCGGGACAGCGTGGCGGCGGGCAGGGAGCTGGGACGAG TGAGCTTTGCAGCCTGCAGCGGGCGGCCGTGGGCCGTGTATGTCCCGTCTGACACGCGCTTCAAGGTGAACATGGAAGGCGTCGTCTCAACAAAACGGCCACTGACGCTCCATGGGAGGGAGATCAGCTTCATCATCTACGCACGGGATGCCACGGGCAAGAGGCACTCAGCACGGGTGACTGTGGGCAGGCACAGGCACCGCCGCCACTACCACCACCAACACCTGCAG GACATGACACCGTCTGTGCTGACCTTCCCCGAGCATGACTCCGGCTTCCTCCGGAGGCAGAAGAGGGACTGGGTCATCCCCCCCATCAGCTGCCTGGAGAACCACCGGGGCCCCTACCCCATGAGGCTGGTGCAG ATCAAATCCAACAAGGACAAGGAGTCCAAGGTGTACTACAGCATCACGGGGCAGGGCGCGGACAGCCCGCCCGTGGGCATCTTCATCATCGAGCGTGAGACGGGGTGGCTGGAGGTGACGGAGCAGCTGGACCGGGAGAAGATCGATCGCTACACC CTCTTCTCCCACGCCGTGTCAGCCAGCGGGCAGCCCGTGGAGGACCCCATGGAGATCATCATCACGGTGATGGACCAGAACGACAACAAGCCCGTGTTCGTCAAGGAGGTCTTTGTTGGCTACATCGAGGAGAACGCCAAGCCAG GCACCTCCGTGATGACCGTGAACGCCACGGATGCGGACGATGCGGTGAACACGGACAACGGCATCGTCAGCTACTCCATCGTCAGCCAGCAGCCGCCCAGCCCGCACCCCCAGATGTTCACCATCGACCCAGCCAAGGGCGTCATCAGCgtgctgggcacagggctggaCCGGGAG ACCACTCCCAACTACACGCTGATTGTCCAGGCCACCGACCAGGAGGGCAAGGGTCTGTCCAACACCGCCACGGCCATCATTGAGGTCACGGATGCCAACGACAACATTCCCGTCTTCAACCCCACCATG TACGAGGGGGTGGTGGAAGAGAACAAGCCGGGTATGGAGGTGGCCAGGCTGACGGTGACGGACCAAGACGCACCAGGCTCCCCAGCCTGGCAAGCCGTTTACCACATCAAGAGTGGGGACCAGGATGGTGCCTTCAGCATTACCACCGACCCCAGGACCAACAATGGCATCCTGAGGACAGCCAAGGTGGGTCACGTCCCTGCCAGTGGCCCCAGAGTGGGTCATGTCCCCATCGGCCCCACTACCACCTCAACCCTTCACCCCACCCTGCAGGGCCTGGATTATGAGACCAAGAGCCGCTATGACCTGGTGGTGACGGTGGAGAACAAAGTGCCCCTGTCTGTGCCCATCACACTCTCCTCCGCCAGCGTCCTGGTGACTGTCTTGGACGTGAATGAGCCCCCTGTCTTCATGCCCCCTGTCAAGAGGGTGGAGGTACCAGAGGACCTACCAGTGGGGCACGAGGTTACATCCTACACGGCCAAAGACCCCGACAGGGACATGAGACAGAAAATCAC GTACCGCATGGGCAGCGACCCAGCAGGCTGGCTGGCCATTGACGCCCAGAACGGCATCGTCACGGCCACCCAACCGCTGGACCGTGAGTCGGTGCACGCCATCAACAGTACATACAAGGCCATCATCCTGGCTGTGGACAATG GGGTGCCGGATAGCACCGGTACGGGgacgctgctgctgctcctccaggatGTGAATGACAACGGGCCCACCCCAGAGCCACGGTCCTTTGAGATCTGCAGCCGGCAGCCTGAGAAGCAGGTGCTGAGCATTGTCGACAAGGACCTGCCCCCACATACCTACCCCTTCACAGTAGCACTGGAGCATGGTTCCAGCAACAACTGGACTGTCAGTATAATAAGCCAAG ATGAGCTGGCCGTGGGCCTGAAAAAGGAGCTGGAGCCGGGCGAGTACAGCATCTTTGTGAAGCTGACGGACGGCCAGGGCAAGACACAGGTGACACAGGTCAAAGCCCAGGTGTGTGAGTGTGAAGGGACAGCCAAGAACTGCGAGCGGAGGTCATACATCGTCGGTGGGCTGGGTGTCCCTGCCATCCTGGGCATCCTGGGGGGCATCCTGGCCCTGCTGA tcctgctgttgctgctgctgctctttgcccGGCGACGCAAAGTGGAGAAGGAGCCGCTGCTGCCGCCTGAGGATGACATGAGGGACAATGTCTACAACTACGATGAGGAGGGCGGCGGCGAGGAGGACCAG GACTACGACCTGAGCCAGCTGCACCGCGGCCTGGACGCCCGCCCCGAGGTGATCCGCAATGACGTGGCCCCCCCGCTGATGGCCGCCCCCCAGTACCGGCCCCGGCCCGCCAACCCCGATGAGATCGGAAACTTCATCGATGAG AACCTGAAGGCGGCTGACACGGACCCCACGGCCCCCCCCTACGACTCGCTGCTGGTGTTCGACTACGAGGGCGGAGGGTCGGAGGCCACCTCGCTCAGCTCCCTCAACTCCTCCGCCTCCGACCAGGACCAGGACTACGACTACCTCAACGAGTGGGGCAACCGCTTCAAGAAGCTGGCGGAGCTCTATGGCGGTGGGGAGGATGATGACTAG
- the LOC107319511 gene encoding 5-hydroxyisourate hydrolase-like isoform X2 encodes MEVRQAPDKPELLNGSLTTHVLNTATGLPAAGLALRLAQLGGPGGQWMELAQRRTDADGRCLPLLPPGQAEAGTYKLHFETAAYWQGLGYTSFYPFVEVVFTITDPAQKLHVPLLISPYSYTTYRGS; translated from the exons atgGAGGTGAGGCAG GCTCCAGACAAGCCCGAGCTGCTGAACGGTTCCCTCACCACCCACGTGCTGAACACAGCCACAGGGCTGCCCGCTGCCGGCCTCGCTCTGCGCCTGGCACAGCTGGGGGGGCCGGGAGGACAGTGGATGGAGCTGGCACAGAG GAGGACAGATGCAGATGGGCGCTGTTTGCCCCTCCTGCCCCCTGGACAGGCTGAGGCTGGCACCTATAAACTGCACTTCGAGACGGCGGCTTACTGGCAGGGCCTGGGGTACACCAGCTTCTACCCCTTCGTGGAG GTCGTCTTCACCATCACTGACCCAGCCCAGAAGCTGCACGTCCCACTGCTGATCAGCCCCTACTCCTACACAACGTACCGGGGCAGTTAG
- the LOC107319443 gene encoding LOW QUALITY PROTEIN: cadherin-1-like (The sequence of the model RefSeq protein was modified relative to this genomic sequence to represent the inferred CDS: inserted 2 bases in 1 codon; deleted 2 bases in 1 codon) codes for MGAMMCQPSNERSRAGAMSRRAFTLLILLVQDVALSSQADVLTFPKHDSGFLRRQKRDWIIPPISCLENHRGPYPMRLVQIKSSKDKESKVYYSITGQGADSPPVGIFIIERETGWLKVTEQLDREKIDRYTLFSHAVSASGQPVEDPMEIIITVMDQNDNKPVFVKEVFVGYIEENAKPGTSVMTVNATADDAVKHGQRIVSYSIVSSSXAQPAPQMFTIDPAKGVISVLGTGLDREVDTPNYTLIVQGTDQEGKVCSNTATAIIEVRDANTTFRLHPTMYEEAVKRTSAGMEVARLTVTDQDAPRLPSWQAVYHIKSGDQDGAFRHYHRPRTNNGILRTAKRPGDCLDVNEPPSSWPLSRGWRYQRTYQWARGYILHGQRPRNRDMRQKITTYKAIILAVDNGVPDSTGTGTLLLLLQDVNDNGPTPEPRSFEICSRQPEKQVLSIVDKDLPPHTYPFTVALEHGSSQNWTVSIISQGKCCGVQDTEQGPDPSYFFLCYPECHQH; via the exons ATGGGAGCCATGATGTGCCAGCCCTCAAACGAGCGCAGCAGGGCCGGAGCCATGTCACGCCGAGCCTTCACCCTCCTCATCCTACTCGTGCAG GACGTGGCGCTGAGCTCTCAGGCAGATGTGCTGACCTTCCCCAAGCACGACTCCGGCTTCCTCCGGAGGCAGAAGAGGGACTGGATCATCCCCCCCATCAGCTGCCTGGAGAACCACCGGGGCCCCTACCCCATGAGGCTGGTGCAG ATCAAATCCAGCAAGGACAAGGAGTCCAAGGTGTATTACAGCATCACGGGGCAGGGAGCGGACAGCCCGCCCGTGGGCATCTTCATCATCGAGCGTGAGACGGGGTGGCTGAAGGTGACGGAGCAGCTGGACCGGGAGAAGATCGATCGCTACACC cTCTTCTCCCACGCCGTGTCAGCCAGCGGGCAGCCCGTGGAGGACCCCATGGAGATCATCATCACGGTGATGGACCAGAACGACAACAAGCCCGTGTTCGTCAAGGAGGTCTTTGTTGGCTACATCGAGGAGAACGCCAAGCCAG GCACCTCCGTGATGACCGTGAACGCCACGGCGGACGATGCGGTGAAACACGGACAACGCATCGTCAGCTACTCCATCGTCAGCAGCAG CGCCCAGCCCGCACCCCAGATGTTCACCATCGACCCGGCCAAGGGCGTCATCAGCgtgctgggcacagggctggaCCGGGAGGTGG ACACTCCCAACTACACGCTGATTGTCCAGGGCACCGACCAGGAGGGCAAGGTCTGTTCCAAC ACCGCCACGGCCATCATTGAGGTCAGGGATGCCAACACAACATTCCGTCTTCACCCCACCATG TACGAGGAGGCGGTGAAGAGAACAAGCGCGGGTATGGAGGTGGCCAGGCTGACGGTGACGGACCAAGACGCACCCAGGCTCCCCAGCTGGCAAGCCGTTTACCACATCAAGAGCGGGGACCAGGATGGTGCCTTCAGGCATTACCACCGACCCAGGACCAACAATGGCATCCTGAGGACAGCCAAG CGTCCTGGTGACTGTCTGGACGTGAATGAGCCCCCGTCTTCATGGCCCCTGTCAAGAGGGTGGAGGTACCAGAGGACCTACCAGTGGGCACGAGGTTACATCCTACACGGGCAAAGACCCCGAAACAGGGACATGAGACAGAAAATCAC TACATACAAGGCCATCATCCTGGCTGTGGACAATG GGGTGCCGGATAGCACCGGTACGGGgacgctgctgctgctcctccaggatGTGAATGACAACGGGCCCACCCCAGAGCCACGGTCCTTTGAGATCTGCAGCCGGCAGCCTGAGAAGCAGGTGCTGAGCATTGTCGACAAGGACCTGCCCCCACATACCTACCCCTTCACAGTAGCACTGGAGCATGGTTCCAGCCAGAACTGGACTGTCAGTATAATAAGCCAAGGTAAGTGCTGTGGGGTGCAGGACACTGAGCAAGGGCCAGATCCCAGCTACTTCTTTCTGTGCTACCCTGAATgccaccagcactga
- the LOC107319512 gene encoding LOW QUALITY PROTEIN: B-cadherin-like (The sequence of the model RefSeq protein was modified relative to this genomic sequence to represent the inferred CDS: substituted 1 base at 1 genomic stop codon), whose product MCGSRCGLCPLLLLLLFAAAPARPCSPPGPRRGSLPAPATFGDGAVLFDIEEPHVGPPRDGSSPRVPARSRRSLQEVPDVPLAHVALRRQKRDWVIPPIKVPENERGPFPKNLVQIKSNRDREAKIFYSITGQGADAPPEGIFTIEKETGWMKVTQPLDREHIDKYHLYSHAVSENGKPVEEPMEIIVTVTDQNDNKPQFTQEVFRGSVPEGALPGTSVMQVNATDADDDVETYNGVIAYSILSQEPREPHPHMFTVNRATGTLSVIASGLDRERVREYTLTMQAADLDGQGLTTTALAVIEITDVNDNAPEFDPKTYEAAVPENEAELEVARLVTTDQDEPQTPAWRAVYSIVRGNEGGAFAITTDPASNEGVLRTAKGLDYEAKRQFVLHVAVVNEAPFAIKLPTATATVTVNVEDVNEAPAFDPPLRLAQVPEDVPLGQPLASYTAQDPDRAQQQRIKYVMGSDPAGWLAVHPENGLITAREQLDRESPFTKNSTYMAVLLAVDDGLPPATGTGTLLLTLLDVNDHGPEPEPRDIVICNRSPVPQVLTITDRDLPPNTGPFRAELSHGSGDSWAVEVGSGGDTVALWLTEPLEQNLYNVYLRLFDRQGKDQVTVIRAQVCDCQGRVESCAQKPRVDTGVPIVLAVLGAVLALLLVLLLLLLLVRRRKVVKEPLLLPEDDTRDNIFYYGEEGGGEEDQDSRTXCQLHRGLDARPEVIRNDVAPTADGRPPVPPRPANPDEIGNFIDENLKAADTDPRPPPTTPLLVFDYEAEVGATSLAPSISSASDQDQDYDYLNEWGNRFKKLAELLWRWGDDD is encoded by the exons ATGTGCGGGTCGCGCTGCGGGCTCTGCCCgctcctccttctcctgctgTTCGCCGCCGCCCCGGCTCGGCCGTGCTCCCCCCCGGGGCCGCGCCGCGGGTCGCTCCCGGCTCCAG CGACCTTTGGGGACGGCGCGGTGCTGTTTGACATCGAGGAGCCCCACGTCGGGCCGCCCCGGGATGGCAGCAGCCCGCGGGTCCCCGCGCGGAGCAGGCGCTCCCTGCAG GAGGTCCCCGATGTCCCCCTTGCTCACGTCGCTCTGAGGAGGCAGAAGAGGGATTGGGTGATCCCTCCCATCAAAGTTCCCGAGAACGAGAGGGGTCCCTTCCCCAAAAACTTGGTTCAG ATCAAATCCAACCGGGACCGGGAGGCAAAGATTTTCTACAGCATCACCGGGCAGGGGGCGGATGCTCCCCCCGAGGGCATCTTCACCATTGAGAAGGAGACAGGTTGGATGAAGGTGACGCAGCCGCTGGACCGGGAGCACATTGACAAGTACCAT ctctaCTCCCACGCCGTGTCCGAGAATGGCAAACCCGTGGAGGAGCCGATGGAGATCATAGTGACGGTGACGGACCAAAACGACAACAAGCCCCAGTTCACACAGGAGGTGTTCCGGGGCTCCGTGCCTGAAGGCGCGCTGCCag gCACTTCGGTGATGCAGGTGAATGCCACGGATGCTGATGATGATGTGGAGACCTACAATGGTGTCATCGCCTACTCCATCCTCAGCCAGGAGCCGCGGGAGCCCCATCCCCACATGTTCACCGTCAACCGCGCCACCGGCACCCTCAGCGTCATCGCCAGCGGCCTCGACCGGGAG CGCGTGCGGGAGTACACGCTGACCATGCAGGCGGCCGACCTGGACGGGCAGGGGCTGACCACGACGGCGCTGGCTGTGATTGAGATCACAGATGTCAATGACAACGCCCCGGAGTTTGACCCCAAAACG TATGAGGCGGCTGTGCCAGAGAATGAAGCTGAGCTGGAGGTGGCCCGGTTGGTCACCACGGACCAGGATGAGCCACAGACACCAGCATGGCGTGCCGTGTACTCCATTGTGCGGGGCAACGAGGGCGGTGCCTTCGCCATCACCACTGACCCTGCCAGCAACGAGGGTGTCCTGCGCACGGCCAAG GGTCTGGACTACGAGGCCAAGCGGCAGTTTGTGCTCCATGTGGCTGTGGTCAATGAAGCCCCCTTTGCCATCaagctgcccacagccacagccacagtgACGGTCAATGTGGAGGATGTGAATGAGGCTCCTGCCTTCGACCCACCGCTGCGGCTGGCCCAAGTGCCAGAGGATGTGCCGCTGGGGCAGCCCCTTGCCTCCTATACAGCACAGGACCCtgacagagcccagcagcagcgcATCaa GTATGTGATGGGCAGTGACCCCGCGGGCTGGCTGGCCGTGCACCCTGAGAACGGCCTCATCACAGCACGGGAACAGCTGGACCGTGAGTCCCCGTTCACCAAGAACAGCACCTACATGGccgtgctgctggctgtggatGACG GATTGCCACCCGCCACAGGCACTGGCACGCTGCTCCTCACCCTGCTGGATGTCAATGACCACGGCCCTGAGCCCGAGCCCCGCGACATCGTCATCTGTAACCGCAGCCCTGTGCCCCAGGTGCTGACCATCACCGACCGGGACCTGCCTCCCAACACCGGGCCCTTCCGTGCAGAGCTGAGCCACGGCTCTGGGGACAGCTGGGCGGTGgaggttggcagtggag GTGACACCGTTGCCTTGTGGCTGACGGAGCCCCTGGAGCAGAACCTGTACAATGTCTACCTGCGGCTCTTCGACCGCCAGGGCAAGGACCAGGTCACTGTCATCAGAGCACAAGTGTGTGACTGCCAGGGCAGGGtggagagctgtgctcagaAGCCACGGGTGGATACCGGTGTGCCCATCGTGCTCGCCGTGCTGGGCGctgtgctggccctgctgc ttgtgctgctgctgctgcttctcctggtgaggaggaggaaggtggtGAAGGAGCCGCTGTTGCTGCCTGAGGATGACACGAGGGACAACATCTTCTACTATGGGGAGGAAGGTGGGGGTGAGGAGGACCAG GACTCACGAACCTGATGCCAGCTGCACCGCGGCCTGGACGCCCGCCCTGAGGTGATCCGCAATGACGTGGCCCCCACCGCTGATGGCCGCCCCCCAGTACCGCCCCGGCCGGCCAACCCCGATGAGATCGGAAACTTCATCGATGAG AACCTGAAGGCGGCTGACACGGACCCACGGCCCCCCCCTACGACTCCGCTGCTGGTGTTCGACTACGAGGCGGAGGTCGGAGCCACCTCGCTAGCTCCCTCAATCTCCTCCGCCTCCGACCAGGACCAGGACTACGACTACCTCAACGAGTGGGGCAACCGCTTCAAGAAGCTGGCGGAGCTCCTATGGCGGTGGGGAGACGATGACTAG